The following are from one region of the Thermococcus cleftensis genome:
- a CDS encoding McrB family protein — MVNIEPLRNSVYSINTFLKAEYEEFGFVIEEAVLFPSGEYLAVMVRLEDDSRFLHVFDINGSVLPGWERGISVPCADEAVLFAGGDKLAVFTKCSPGRFVVYPVTSPDPEGEALSVTFSKLPLYVNFTPEGRVLVFGDYHIEYMAPEGLEIVKIPTPPNGYSYIHAVADDENSLYLLYTWKNEGKQELRVGRISVPVFPYYSPLEFWDGVERLSRTSMVPGGKTVGDVHLEEDGSFVAALGTKGGREIYLLTPGGSRVVLIPGELIYLRFTSRGLFMITGIYGSSISAGIVPLERLFEAREIGRGDFEGVFSLGRYVPSVVDPKYAGVSDDCRVLYFGRTAYRAAGQRFYYYLRRDVDYIYRIHWDTNRAPVEERAPAEPEETEAEVESIRVLLRKFRQVILYGPPGTGKTYLARKVAVKPEFVSFHQSFSYEDFVEGFRPTKGSGGVVYDVVDGVFKRITIEAIYDSLPEKFRKKNATYGEMKKAVLEFLERRRAGENLKLTPRREFYLVIDEINRGNISRIFGELITLLDPDKRLGGPNETIVRLPYSGELFAVPPNLYIIGTMNSADRSIALLDIALRRRFAFYEVLPRPELLAGMEVGGVNLEHLLSRLNSIIEREKGKDYTIGHGYFLDIASSENPEEDLYLVFYHKILPLFQEYFYGSWEQLGSFYPGFEFIDDRGRIVMMDRESFMEALRRLVRAE, encoded by the coding sequence ATGGTGAACATAGAACCACTAAGAAATTCCGTTTACTCCATCAACACCTTTCTGAAGGCCGAGTACGAGGAGTTCGGCTTCGTCATCGAGGAGGCGGTCCTCTTCCCGTCGGGGGAATACCTGGCCGTTATGGTAAGGCTGGAGGACGACTCCAGGTTCCTGCACGTTTTTGACATAAATGGCTCCGTTCTTCCCGGCTGGGAGAGGGGGATCTCCGTTCCGTGTGCCGACGAAGCCGTTCTCTTTGCCGGCGGGGACAAGCTGGCGGTCTTCACGAAGTGCAGTCCCGGTAGGTTCGTTGTGTATCCCGTGACCTCACCAGATCCAGAGGGCGAGGCGCTGTCGGTCACCTTCTCAAAGCTCCCCCTTTACGTGAACTTCACCCCTGAGGGAAGGGTGCTGGTCTTTGGTGATTACCACATCGAGTACATGGCTCCTGAAGGCCTTGAGATAGTCAAGATCCCGACCCCTCCCAACGGATACTCGTACATTCACGCGGTGGCGGACGATGAAAACTCCCTTTACCTGCTGTACACCTGGAAGAACGAGGGCAAGCAGGAGCTTCGGGTTGGTAGGATAAGCGTTCCCGTCTTTCCCTACTACTCTCCGCTTGAGTTCTGGGACGGCGTTGAGAGGTTATCCAGGACCTCAATGGTACCCGGGGGCAAGACCGTGGGTGACGTACACCTTGAGGAAGACGGCTCATTCGTGGCGGCCCTCGGAACCAAGGGCGGCAGGGAGATCTACCTCCTTACTCCCGGAGGGAGCAGAGTTGTGCTTATCCCTGGGGAGCTTATCTACCTCCGCTTCACATCTAGGGGCCTGTTCATGATAACCGGAATCTATGGGAGCAGTATAAGCGCCGGGATCGTGCCCCTTGAGCGCCTTTTCGAGGCCAGAGAGATAGGAAGGGGCGATTTTGAGGGCGTTTTCTCGCTTGGAAGGTACGTTCCGAGCGTCGTGGACCCCAAGTACGCCGGCGTGTCCGACGACTGCAGGGTTCTCTACTTCGGAAGAACGGCATACCGGGCCGCGGGACAGAGGTTCTACTACTACCTGCGCAGGGACGTGGACTACATCTACAGGATACACTGGGACACCAACAGGGCCCCCGTGGAAGAAAGAGCCCCCGCAGAGCCCGAGGAAACGGAAGCTGAGGTGGAGTCAATAAGGGTCCTCCTCAGAAAGTTCAGGCAGGTCATACTGTACGGCCCCCCCGGCACCGGAAAGACGTACCTGGCCAGGAAGGTGGCTGTTAAGCCGGAGTTCGTCTCCTTCCACCAGTCCTTCAGCTACGAGGACTTCGTTGAGGGATTCCGGCCGACGAAGGGAAGCGGCGGGGTGGTTTACGACGTCGTCGATGGCGTCTTCAAGAGGATCACGATAGAGGCGATCTACGACTCCCTGCCAGAGAAGTTCAGGAAAAAGAACGCCACGTATGGGGAAATGAAAAAGGCTGTTCTCGAGTTCCTTGAACGGAGAAGGGCCGGGGAAAACCTAAAGCTCACACCACGGAGGGAGTTCTACCTGGTCATAGACGAGATAAACCGCGGAAACATCAGCAGGATCTTTGGGGAGCTGATAACCCTTCTCGACCCCGACAAGAGACTCGGCGGCCCGAACGAGACGATAGTCAGGCTTCCCTACTCGGGTGAACTTTTCGCCGTTCCGCCCAACCTTTACATCATCGGCACGATGAACTCGGCGGACAGGAGCATAGCCCTCCTCGACATAGCCCTGAGGCGCAGGTTCGCGTTCTACGAGGTCCTTCCGAGGCCGGAGCTGCTGGCCGGAATGGAAGTCGGCGGGGTGAACCTCGAACACCTTCTCTCGAGGCTGAACTCCATAATCGAAAGGGAGAAGGGCAAGGACTACACCATCGGCCACGGCTACTTCCTTGATATAGCCTCGTCCGAGAACCCCGAGGAGGACCTCTACCTGGTGTTCTACCACAAGATACTGCCCCTCTTCCAGGAGTACTTCTACGGAAGCTGGGAGCAGCTGGGGTCGTTCTATCCTGGATTCGAGTTCATAGACGACAGGGGCAGGATAGTGATGATGGACAGGGAGTCCTTCATGGAGGCCCTTCGTCGGCTGGTGAGGGCGGAATGA
- a CDS encoding 5-methylcytosine restriction system specificity protein McrC, with translation MKRITLYEFQRKYLSTIRTEGVDVTPESLQRFFEVINGLYGREHEVLSLKYDTRRGEYYIKAHGSVGFAYHLGEPRFMIQVLPRPYKRDPDEARSLRFFLSLMNLSGGLGLGRREIEDAVSTYTRGDGSVHELFLYLYVYLLGRELFHGLYREYSEVEEELQTIRGRVLLSRLARRPPLGRDVPVRHAVLDVDTALNRVLKAALEVVVGVSAWEGVARAAEALIRYFADVGSLRQGDIERVAFNPLNERFRPAFHLATMILAGFGKLSRGGFTTPGIFIEMDRLFEDLVYHTILTALAGRGRVHRQHPLPQIVRGAAEIEAKMGAVFTFGPPRPDIFVQMPGGRCILEVKYRNLSVKMGDTWWRKLVRSSGELYQVYSYSRISGGGALIVYPRLRGQYNEWLPDMFDEGVETFSFFDGTPLGIVGYELSRIGRDVLIARRGVVLDGKIAGNVRNLLESVCVGS, from the coding sequence ATGAAGAGAATAACCCTCTACGAGTTCCAGAGGAAGTACCTCAGCACGATCCGAACAGAGGGGGTGGACGTAACTCCGGAGAGCCTTCAGAGGTTTTTCGAGGTCATAAACGGGCTTTACGGCAGGGAGCACGAGGTTTTGAGCCTCAAGTACGACACCCGGAGGGGGGAGTACTACATCAAGGCCCACGGCAGCGTGGGCTTCGCCTACCACCTGGGGGAGCCGAGGTTTATGATCCAGGTTCTCCCGAGGCCCTACAAACGCGACCCCGACGAGGCGCGCTCCCTGCGCTTTTTCCTCAGCCTGATGAACCTCAGCGGCGGACTGGGGCTGGGAAGGCGGGAGATAGAAGATGCTGTGTCGACGTACACGCGGGGAGATGGGAGCGTTCACGAACTCTTCCTGTATCTCTACGTTTACCTCCTGGGCAGGGAGCTCTTCCACGGTCTCTACCGGGAGTACTCCGAGGTCGAGGAGGAACTCCAGACGATACGGGGAAGGGTTCTCCTCTCGCGCCTTGCCAGAAGGCCTCCCCTCGGCAGGGACGTTCCGGTTAGACACGCGGTCCTCGACGTTGATACTGCCCTCAACAGGGTCCTGAAGGCGGCCCTGGAGGTGGTCGTGGGGGTTTCAGCGTGGGAGGGCGTGGCCAGGGCCGCGGAGGCTCTGATTCGATACTTTGCAGACGTTGGTTCTCTCAGGCAGGGGGACATAGAGAGGGTCGCCTTCAACCCGCTGAATGAGAGGTTCCGGCCGGCTTTCCACCTGGCAACCATGATACTCGCTGGCTTTGGAAAGCTTTCCCGTGGAGGCTTCACGACTCCGGGGATATTCATAGAGATGGATCGCCTGTTCGAGGATCTCGTTTACCACACGATCCTGACGGCCCTCGCCGGAAGGGGAAGGGTCCACAGGCAGCACCCCCTGCCGCAGATCGTCAGGGGTGCCGCGGAGATAGAGGCCAAAATGGGCGCGGTGTTTACCTTCGGCCCCCCAAGGCCCGACATCTTCGTTCAGATGCCCGGTGGCAGGTGCATTCTGGAGGTGAAGTACAGGAACCTGAGCGTGAAGATGGGCGACACGTGGTGGCGCAAGCTCGTCAGGAGCAGTGGGGAGCTTTACCAGGTGTACTCCTACTCCCGCATCTCCGGCGGCGGGGCGCTCATCGTCTACCCGAGGCTGAGGGGCCAGTACAACGAGTGGCTTCCCGACATGTTCGATGAGGGAGTCGAGACCTTCAGCTTCTTCGACGGCACGCCGCTTGGAATCGTCGGGTACGAACTGTCGCGCATCGGCAGGGACGTGCTCATAGCGCGCAGGGGAGTGGTTCTCGACGGAAAAATCGCGGGAAACGTTAGGAACCTCCTAGAGTCCGTGTGCGTTGGAAGCTAA
- a CDS encoding GTP cyclohydrolase IV: MFVETQEERPEIRERLHRVGITNLRSVAKINWKGKVYTFLPLFEITIDVPEEKKGIHMSRLVESITEAMSEAVEEEVMEAHSSLEELGRAIISRLEGKHPHKRAEVWIRTHLIIPRETPASGKTTYEPYDVEVGVIKHYDGTFEKVLRVKVIGNTACPHAMANNNGKTHIQRAIGELEVRTPFNEEIALEDMIDVVESSFSHPTYTLLKTADENAVVQGMFANPKFVEDVAREIFAKAKERFKGRIHVKVISNESIHKHDVIAETWS; this comes from the coding sequence ATGTTCGTTGAGACCCAGGAGGAGAGGCCCGAGATAAGGGAGCGCCTTCATCGCGTTGGTATCACCAACCTGAGAAGCGTGGCCAAGATAAACTGGAAGGGAAAGGTTTACACGTTCCTCCCGCTCTTTGAGATAACCATCGACGTCCCCGAGGAGAAGAAGGGGATACACATGAGCAGGCTCGTGGAGAGCATAACCGAGGCCATGAGCGAGGCCGTCGAGGAGGAGGTCATGGAGGCTCATTCCTCGCTCGAAGAGCTGGGGAGAGCGATAATCAGCCGCCTGGAAGGGAAGCACCCCCACAAGAGGGCGGAGGTGTGGATAAGAACCCACCTCATCATTCCGAGGGAAACCCCGGCCAGTGGAAAGACCACCTACGAGCCCTACGACGTCGAGGTCGGGGTCATAAAGCACTACGACGGGACCTTTGAGAAGGTTCTCCGCGTCAAGGTAATCGGAAACACCGCCTGCCCCCACGCCATGGCCAACAACAACGGGAAGACCCACATACAGAGGGCGATAGGCGAGCTTGAGGTTAGAACCCCCTTCAACGAGGAGATAGCCTTAGAAGACATGATTGACGTGGTCGAGAGCTCGTTCAGCCACCCGACGTACACCCTGCTGAAGACGGCGGACGAGAACGCCGTGGTTCAGGGAATGTTTGCCAACCCGAAGTTTGTTGAGGACGTTGCGCGCGAGATATTCGCCAAGGCGAAGGAGAGGTTCAAGGGCAGGATCCACGTGAAGGTCATCAGCAACGAGAGCATCCACAAGCACGACGTCATAGCCGAGACGTGGAGCTGA
- a CDS encoding ABC transporter ATP-binding protein, whose translation MIEAKDLKKHFGSIRALDGVTVEIPEGLTLILGPNGGGKSTFLKLATGVYRPTSGEIKVFGEAPWNNWRIKARFGVAYDPPAFPQFATGREWLSLFAESKGAGEEEIERVAEMFEVRSFLDKRINGYSSGMLKRLSLAQAFIGDPELIFLDEPLANIDFDSMERVIGIIDEMRGRKSFVVISHIWEPLMPIVDWVVVIGNGKLVLSGEAEDVQEEVERLFKPKVRRSKREGAGKGPSPGQEGRQTPANG comes from the coding sequence ATTATCGAGGCCAAAGACCTGAAGAAACACTTCGGGAGCATACGTGCGCTCGACGGCGTTACCGTGGAGATTCCCGAGGGGCTGACCCTCATTCTCGGCCCCAACGGGGGCGGAAAGAGCACGTTCCTCAAGCTCGCGACCGGCGTTTACAGGCCAACCTCCGGGGAGATAAAGGTGTTCGGCGAGGCCCCCTGGAACAACTGGCGAATCAAGGCCCGCTTCGGCGTCGCCTACGACCCGCCGGCTTTCCCCCAGTTCGCGACAGGCAGGGAGTGGCTGAGCCTTTTCGCCGAGAGCAAGGGCGCCGGCGAGGAGGAAATCGAGCGCGTGGCGGAGATGTTCGAGGTCAGGAGTTTCCTCGACAAGAGGATAAACGGCTACTCTTCCGGAATGCTGAAGAGGCTCTCGCTGGCTCAAGCATTCATAGGAGACCCCGAGCTGATATTCCTGGACGAGCCGCTGGCCAACATAGACTTCGACAGCATGGAGCGGGTGATAGGGATAATAGACGAGATGAGGGGCAGGAAGAGCTTCGTGGTCATAAGCCACATCTGGGAGCCTCTGATGCCAATCGTGGACTGGGTCGTGGTCATAGGCAACGGGAAGCTCGTCCTGAGCGGAGAAGCGGAAGATGTTCAAGAAGAGGTCGAGAGGCTCTTCAAGCCAAAGGTTAGACGTTCGAAGAGGGAAGGGGCGGGGAAAGGCCCCTCCCCCGGGCAGGAGGGTCGGCAAACCCCTGCCAACGGTTAA